In the genome of Arachis stenosperma cultivar V10309 chromosome 2, arast.V10309.gnm1.PFL2, whole genome shotgun sequence, the window CTTATTTTCAAGATCTTTTTGAAGTAAAGAGTGAGAAACAAGAAAACACACCGAAAATGAAAACAATAAATGAAAATACAAACCACATGGATCTAAAATCCATGAGGATGATGATGTGTAGTGAGTTAAGTTAGACCTAGCTCTGTATCCAAATACAACTGCTCCATTTATCTTCATTCAATATTACTTCAATTTTGGCCATGAGAATCAGGTCACAAACTCACATGCATAGGTTTACAAATTATATGTTTGAAGAAGTAAATGTGATTTCTACCTTGAGTAATTCCTCCTTCCTACAACCTTGCAGGACCTGAACTTTCTTCCTTGTTCTTTCTTGCAAAAGGGGCTTTACAACCTGCCAATTGtaattgaaaggaaaaaaattacTTGCTAGTCTTTGGATTTTGaattatgtattgaactaaAGCAAAGAAGTGTAATAGTACACAAACCTTCCAACACGCCGAGAATACATACGGCACGTTAACAATATAATGCGTCTGTCTTTTCATGGTAGTTCAAGTCGTCAATTGTAGATATAGCAGTCAAAAGCTGCAGGTGATAGGAACCAAAAAATTTCATAAAGGGGACCTTCATAGAATtaaaagaatgaagaagaatgaagaaaaacaaagaagttGTTTCTCTAAATTATGTGCATACCCTCAGTTGGTTCAGCGCTGAAATTTTCAAACCAGTCATATCCAAGACCTTCACACAAGTGCCAATGTAACGGCCTTGCTTCTTCGAAGCTGCTGGCTAAAATAATGATTTCAAATAAGCAAAGCCGGGCATAGAAAATTTATGAGAAAATGAAACTGGTAAAAGGCACTCACCAAGACCACCCGATCCCTATATTCGTTCATTTGGATGTGCGATTGCGTGAAGACCGATGGAGAGGGAGGAACGAAGAtggtgaaaatattttttttttttttggtatgaATGGGATAAGAGAGATTAGATTATGGTTCATAACAAATCAAGcaattttttagttaatatgaataatgaaatgtattttggttttgatttttaatttgagttaaatttaaaattataaaataaaataaagttaattgaattttgattttttttgtgactaattgaattttgattaaattaaaaggattagggttatttttgtctaatataaaaaaaaggatatttagtcaaaaaaaaaaaagatatttaagtctttttgtaaaaattaaataaaatttattttttatttttattaaagtatAAGGGTGATTTAGTAAAATTATTGATAtgatatgtatttaaaaaaagaaaaattaattattgacgTGAAAAACATAATTCACATGTCGTGTTTTAATTtgtctatatttttattatatcggTATGTATAAATTTATCGTCGTACCGAAATAAACACCTTAACAAAAACCTTCAACACTTATCAGTACTTTCATCCTATTTCTATAACTACATTTATTGAGCTCATGTAACTAACAAGCATGGATTCAACACTAAAGGTAGCTCTAACAAAACCACTACATCCAAAGTAATGAAATATGGATttaacattaaaaaattatgtcCAATTAAGGTAAACCAAAACCTAAAAGATGGGGACTTTTTAAAGGCACTTGATATTGCTAATAATCTGGAATTTGGAAGTGAAGACtttcagtaattttctttttacttgTTATTCCCCTCCTCTTTTGATACCTCGATGCGAGTGCATGAAAAAAATCTAAGACAATTATTGCAATCTGACATATCCATTGGAGGAgaacaagaagaagatgaagattgTGTTGAATTCGCGCGGTTAGAGAGGTTGTATCTTGGATATTTGAAAAGTCTGCAGTgattttggataacaactttttaattACAATGTGTTCAgtagtaaaaaatataaattatatttttttataatgatgTGTTTTTGTTAACTTGAACATATATCTCAATAGAATACACGTTCTACCAACACTTTTGGATGATTTTTTCtcaatataaattatatttgtttttcAAAGCATCAAGATTTCATTACCACAGATAATCAGGGCGTTGTTTCTGCTATAAAGGTATGAAAACCTCTGGTCTCAGCGATTTATATTGACTTATTTATACATTGTTAACTAGATAATTATAACATTGTTGTCACACAATGAATGGATATATTAGAAGTTTATTCTAATTCCAAGCCggtttaaaaattgaattaaattttgaattgatCTTCTCACATATCTTATTAATTTAGAATCTAATGCAAGGTTGCTACCCCCAACTTGAAGAAACTGTTCCTCCCAAagaaagatgtgattaagattTGGCAAGGAAAAGTTCTGTCTTGGATGAAGAGGAAGGGAAAGAAGATGCAGAATTGGAGTTCCGCGAACTTCAGAGATTGTCTCTTGAAAAGTTTACCTCCCACTTGGGAGCTTTTATAATGTGAAGTCAACTTTAAATTTGAAAGAAGAAGGGTATGGCTTTTTGATCACTATCATTGAATGCAAAAGCATGATGGTAAGGTATTACCTGAGAGAATACGGGTGCATGTAGATAGAATCAATAGTTTGAGAAAAGAAGCAGTCTTGGCTTCGCATAACCTCAATTTCTAGCTACCCTCATAACATTTACATATGCTAGTCTTATCTCTCTGCTTTTTAACATCACTTGTCCAAataatgaattataaaaaatttaaaattactcgATTACAGTCAATTTTCTCAATGCTTTAATTTGTAAAATATGATATAAACATCGTGGacttctaaataaaaaaattacgaGATATCTAACATATCTACGAAATTTTGTTTCAAGGATCAGCAGGACTCTCAAAATGCAATAAGAATATAAGTGGATCACAACAATAGCAACAAATATATCAAATAAAGAAGTTTTCGTTTCTATTGGAGTGTAGTGTGCATAACAATATCTGTTTCTCTACAATAAGTGTGAGCGATTTTTTCAAGTTCTCTGAATGTTTTATGAATGAAGTTATTTTGTATTCTTACAAGATGTGAGGTGTGTCATTGTGTTTCAaagaatatatttattaataacattataaaagaacaagaaaaacaaagacgAAGAATGTTGTGtttggtatttttttatttaaaaattataaaggtAAAGCTAAATATATATACGCATTGCATATGATGAAAGATAagcacaaataaaaataatataaaaaaaataaaaataatacaagtTAAAATTGTGGCAGAATTGATGTATTTTATTGGGTTGAATTTATGGACTGATGTGAAATTTCTTTGTTGTTATCATGGGCTAATATAAAAgaggaattttttatttaaataaataaaaaaatgtattaattacgaaaataaataattttaaaaatatttactgTTTTACATTCCCTAgtcatatctcgtttacactttAAATGAGATGACATTGCGCGTATCTCATTTAcattgtaaacgagatatgacACGTCAGCCGCCACGtgcttatctcgtttacagtgtaaacgagatagaatttatctcgtttacagtgtaaacgagatagactttatctcatttacactataaacgagataGACCATTATCTTGTTTACACTGTAACCGAGATAAAACTGAGGCGCGCCTATAAGTATAAGTCATTTGCAGCCTTTTTCTGGACCCCACTTTGACCTAGTCaatctctttctcctcttttttaACCGTTTCCTTCCATATTTGAGTCCGATACGGTGATGGCACGCCAGGCAGGCAACGACGGTGACATCAACAGACTAAACAAGACTTCGCATTACGTTGGGGCGGCCGACTTTGAGGTTAGTTGCGTTATGTTCAGTTAATGTAAATATGTGGGCAATGTTAGGGTAGTCTCGTAGTGACAAGCACTAAGTAAGATGCTTTAGGAGTAGGACTGTATGATGAATTTTGAACAATATTTGCTTGTGTAAGATTTGTATGACATAATTACGATTTGCTTACCGACATAAGTAAGTTAGAGACAGATGTAGAGTAGATAGATGGTAGTAGTATGTTACTAAGTAGGGGTAGTACTTTGTTCCTTAGTAGAGTAGAAAAATGTATTATTATCTATGTATAGgttaaaaagttatttttcaTTCCGCAGAGGCTTCGCCTTTTATTGCCTCGGCGAGTCAGCCATACCCTTCCTCCACTCGACGCCATAGTCTCGTATCTGGTTGAGGCCGATTTCGGCGACACGGTGCCACTCAGGGACTTCACATTTGACAATTCCCTTATTTTAGCACTCGTGGAGCGATGGCGTCCGGAGACGCACACGTTTGATCTTCCGTAGGGTGAGGTCACTATCACCCTGCAGGACGTGGCGTACCACCTGGGCCTACGCGCACATGGAAACCCCGTTGGGGGGGTGCCTCCGTGACTTCGGTAGGTGGTACGGCACGGAGACGTGAGCGATGGTTGAGCAACTGCTTGGTGCCAGACCACCGGTGGCGGCACAGCAGGCGGAGCAGAGGAAGGAGTCGTTCACGTTGAAGCTGGTCTGGTTGCGTGATCGTGTCCGACAGATGCCCCCACCGACGATCCTGAGACCCTCCGACAGTATGCCCGATGCTATATTATGTTACTGATCGGAGGGTATCTGCTGACAGACAAGTCCAACAACCTGGTCCACGTACGGTGGCTATCGCTCCTCCAGGACTTCGCGGAGTGCAGGGCGCTATCCTGGGCTCTGCTGTGCTGGCCTGGACTTACCAGTCACTTTATTTGGCGGCACAGTGGGGAGTCACGGATATCGTCAGTTGTACTCCGCTACTGATGAGTTGGATTTACCAGAGGGTTCCCCAGTGGTGTCCACCAGACAGAGGAGTCTACCAGTACCCGCTAGCTGCCAGATATCCAAATTTGACTTTTTTCGTTTCATGTTAAGCTTCGCTGGTAATTCTTATTGTTTTTAACTGAACGAGTTGTATATGTCTTTGTTACTCTCAGATTGGCTGGATTGCAGCAGCAGAGTCAGGACCAGCACCAGACCAGGGTCTTGTAGTATAGGGTTTCCATCGACCGGTTACGGTTCGATGAGGTAAGTCATGAAATTAAATGTTTTGAGTTTGTTAAACTTTTTCCTTATAGTTATTGTGGTTTAAATGTTTTGAGTTTgttaaactttttttatttagtaaGCATGGTAGGCTCTAGGGGGATGCCAACCACTGTCATCGGAGTTAAGCACTGTCTTGATAGCCTGAGATCTGTCGAAGATAACCAGCAGGCCGTCCTGTGGGGTGACATGACGTCACAAATTAGTTAGGAAGAACGACCATGACTCGGTACTCTCGGACTCCACAATGGCAAAGGGAATAGGCAGGATGTTGCTATTCCCATCTTGCGCCACCGCAATAAGCAACACACCACCATACCTGCCATACAGATGCGTCCCATCCACAGAGACAAAGGGCTTGCAATGCTTGAAGGCTTCTACACATGACGGGAAAGACCAAAATACCTTGTCGAACATACTGCAGTCACGTACAAGGAGGTGCCTATCATAGAATGGTTTGACGCGGAGGTCACAAATGGTACCAGAAAAACAGCTCTGCAGTGCTTGAAGCAACTTCGGAACCTTATTGTATGACTCCTCCCAATCACCATAGATTTGTGCAATTGCCTTCTGCTTGGCCATCCACACCTTTCTGTAGGACGGTTTGAAGTGATAGCTTTCTTGGACCGCACCTTGCAAAACTAGAATGCTTACAGAGGGGTTGGACTGAATCAACAGCAAGATGACCCGGCATATCAGGCTGCTGTCTAGCTGACGATGGTCTTGAGACATGGTGGGTGCTAGACAACTATGCACTCTACCAACCCTCCGAACCTCTCTGAACACAACAACACAGGATTGCTTTAGGCACTAGGTACACCTACTAAGTATATCATAATGAAGTATTGAAAGGCATAGATAAACTTAATATTACCAGTATTCGAGGTTCTGTCGAAGGGCCACACGGAGGTTCCATTAACACCCGTTATCAGCCTGACGGTACTGAATATGGTACTTTAACCGGTCCAATTCAATCACTCGGTACTCTGCACTCCTCCGAATACTGTAGTTCTTCACATACTGAAGCATTGCCTCTCGGCTTCTAAACTTGTGTCCGACCCGAAATTCTACACTACCATCTAGGTTGTAATCCTCTTCACCCGCGTCAAGAAACGGAGTCCTCTCGTGCATAGCGTCCAAATCCAGACAGTGATAGTGAGACAGAACTGGCGAAAGCACCGGTATCGGAAGAGGTGGAGGGAGGACATGGTGGGGCGCAGCTGGAACGGGTGTCTTCGGAACACACTCATTCTCATCCCACTATCAGATGATTCGTTATCACCACTGTTTGCAACGTAATCTTCGTCCGACTCCTCCTCGCCCTCATCTGCCTCATCCACTGGAACGGCGATATGAATAGGCGGTGGTGCGAGAGGTCGGTCGTCCTGCACATAGGTCAAATGTACGGAAGGACCACCGCCACTATGTCCAACCTCTGCAGACAGCTCCATTACTTGCTTCACCATGATCCTCCCATGTATGTTGAACATCACTCGCACATGCTCGTCCCCTTGAAGTCGAAATAGTCGAAATCGGAACACTCCATTACCCATGGGGGCCAGTAACCTATACGCCACCCTTCCGATTTCTCTCGCTTCTGTGCCACCGAGCTTGCTCAGTATCAAACTCTTCAAATCCGACAATGTATTCACACGTTGAGTGCGAAACAATATTGGATCCTCGCACTCAAATTTCACCCCGTTGTCGCCGTTTCTCATGCAGAAATTGGGATACACAAGCACAACTATGTACGGACTATTACTGGCCATGCCTTGTATTTATGAGAAATATGATACGAAAAGTTTGTGAAGAATACCAAGGATTACACATCCTTTTATAGCTGGTGCGACAGAACTCCAtctatctcgtttacagtgtaaacgacaTGAGTATTAcatgtatctcgtttacagtgtaaatgagATATGATTGGGGAATGCAAAACggcaaatatttttaaaattatttatttcggtaattaatatattttttatttatttaaaaaaaatcttatgaAAGAGTGGTTTAATACGTCCTGCAAGCAATTTGGAGGATAAAAAATATCAAGAACATTAAGTTTATTGAGATTAAGATAAAATAGTTGAGAAGACAAAGGGCTGGTGAAGATGTCAACTAGTTGTCCAGAGAAAGAATAGGGAAAAGTTTTATCACTCTAGCGTGAGTTGTCTGTTGAACCAAGTGACAATGAACCTCTAAATGTTTGGTCCGTTCATGAAAAACCAAATTATTACAATATAAAATTGATGGGCAGATAGAAGATATACGTAAAAATTGTAACATATTTAGTATCCATTGAAGTTCACAAGTTGTGTTGGCAACTACACGATATTTCACTTTAGTGGATGAGCGGGGTGGTTAGTTTTTTGGTCTTCTAAGAGACTAAAGAGCTTCCAAAGAAAAAACAATATCTTGCTAAAGATCGCCCAGTGTCAAGATATCTGACCCAATCAGAGTCACTAAAGTTGGGAATCTGAATTTCTGAACTTCTGAGAAAGAAAATTCCTTTTTCGGAACTACTCTTTAAGTACCTCAACACTCGCTTTGCGACTTGAAGATGAGACTGAGTAGGAGATGCTATAAATTGACTTAATTGTTATGTTGCATATATGATGTCTGGTCTCGTGGTGGTAAGATATATGAGGCGACTAACCAAATGTCTATAGAGAAAAAGATCTGGGGGAGAAGGGGCTTGTTACctagattattttttttcatcaaTAGTAGATATAGCCATGTAGACTTAattgttgtaattttttttatagtgagAATACATAAGGAATATATAGTATATAAAGTGTAATAACTCAACAAACATTTTTTAAAGAGTTTTCATTCTTTTCAAAATGAGTTgaacttatttttcttcttttcttattcccTTCTAATTTATCAAACCATTAATATTACATTTGAATAGTTTAGGAAATGAGATTTTCTTCATAGTGCGATGAGCGTGGAGAGCAACCAAACTGTGAATCAAATTGAAAAGGTTGTGAATTGAGATCTAATCATTGTCAATTatgcaattttctttctttttctaatatttttttttgacattttcttttcctttttcttacCTCTTTCTTCAAACTTATCCAATAGAGTTTGATGAGAAACTATTTTACAAGATTCTTTTTTGGTGAACATAACTATTCCGATCAATAAGTTGGAAGAAAAAAGATCTGGATCCTATTATTTTGTGATTCATTGATTTTTTAACAATGGCGGACATGGTAAACAAATCCTCAAATGGTGGTTCTGACAACCAGAGCAACGCAGTACAGATGAACGTAAATATACTAGCCAATCTCTTCCATTAACTCACTCCTCTTCAGTCTTAGATTTCGAAGAGCAACACAAGCccaattcaaaatcaatcaagtCCTTATTTTATTCATTTGCGAGAAAATTTA includes:
- the LOC130962537 gene encoding uncharacterized protein LOC130962537, translating into MLQYVKNYSIRRSAEYRVIELDRLKYHIQYRQADNGEVRRVGRVHSCLAPTMSQDHRQLDSSLICRVILLLIQSNPSVSILVLQGAVQESYHFKPSYRKVWMAKQKAIAQIYGDWEESYNKVPKLLQALQSCFSGTICDLRVKPFYDRHLLVRDCSMFDKVFWSFPSCVEAFKHCKPFVSVDGTHLYGRYGGVLLIAVAQDGNSNILPIPFAIVESESTESWSFFLTNL